The Deltaproteobacteria bacterium genome window below encodes:
- a CDS encoding fused MFS/spermidine synthase, with protein sequence MPRSDTRLLAAVVCSGFAALGYEIVWTRLLTPMLGSETLGVLATLAGFFGGMAVGALALHRRAAIGADPLGLFVRLELAAAAFAIVSPYLLHALGEAIPRWMGPHAGDQGNPGVLAAAIAIAALTMMPGTLCLGATLACVTEARRRACVGDDDGRGVARLYGANTAGAVLGALLGVHVVVPTLGLGGGAIALACAGAGAAALARSWGRQQPAARAPPKHDEAPAISAERDPDPDAREPLPLLVLVFGAGMVGVGLEVIGTLVLSQLFENTIYTFANVLAVFLAGTAIGAWAWGARGPALAHGRPATAAAVLLLALALSTVVAAIALAQADAIVQQLAPDGSSASRHQLAELTAAGCVFGVPTVLMGALFSHTMGLVAPSGLGRAYALNTVGGAIAPFVFGVWAPISLGYRDAFYLVVYAYLLVFGVFTWFRRFRPLQQIGAIVVVVAATALGPSSMVFVAPDEGWRVISQRESAMGLVVVSERIEPERSDAKRSGATPLRRLQIGKHFRMGGALSFGERRMGQLPLLLAPQAKTALFLGLGTGATLGAVRSFDGLERIDAVELSPAVLDALPSFASTNADVTNDPRVHLVAADARRFVAASPERWDVIVADLFHPGIDGAGSLYAREHFEHVREHLREGGLFAQWLPLHQLDLRTLPIVACTFQAVFPDAHAFLGIYNVRTPALALVARSGGEPLRIEVDALAAKLRAPVYAELLMQDPRDLLASHLLGPAGLRELCGDAPLNTDLWPRITLLAPEVAYEGMGTHARENLARVLELREPLAPELVIASDDRRAAVLADIDRFGDALAAYLRGESLRADAEDEHEAAGRSGAPPFPADAIAAWREAFAAAPEFTAARGMLVEAARRDPAIAEQVLPELLAALPDDQRLWQLWLAHLRASGDTARFEAALAEAKARFEPQAGP encoded by the coding sequence TTGCCCCGCTCGGACACACGCCTGCTCGCCGCCGTGGTGTGCTCGGGCTTCGCTGCGCTCGGCTACGAGATCGTGTGGACGCGGCTGCTGACGCCGATGCTCGGCAGCGAGACCTTGGGCGTGCTCGCCACCTTGGCGGGCTTCTTCGGCGGCATGGCCGTGGGCGCGCTCGCGCTGCACCGACGCGCGGCCATCGGCGCCGATCCGCTGGGGCTGTTCGTGCGGCTCGAGCTGGCCGCGGCCGCGTTCGCGATCGTGAGCCCGTACCTGCTGCACGCCCTGGGCGAAGCGATCCCGCGGTGGATGGGCCCGCACGCCGGTGATCAGGGCAACCCTGGTGTGCTCGCGGCCGCGATCGCGATCGCTGCGCTCACGATGATGCCCGGCACGCTGTGCCTCGGCGCGACGTTGGCGTGCGTGACCGAGGCCCGTCGTCGCGCGTGCGTCGGCGACGACGATGGCCGCGGCGTCGCGCGGCTGTACGGGGCCAACACGGCAGGCGCGGTGCTCGGCGCGCTGCTCGGCGTGCACGTGGTGGTGCCGACCCTGGGCCTGGGCGGCGGTGCGATCGCGCTGGCCTGTGCGGGCGCGGGCGCGGCCGCGCTGGCGCGCAGCTGGGGTCGTCAGCAGCCGGCCGCCCGCGCGCCGCCGAAGCACGACGAGGCCCCAGCGATTTCGGCCGAGCGCGACCCCGATCCCGATGCCCGCGAGCCGCTCCCGCTGCTGGTGCTGGTGTTCGGTGCCGGCATGGTCGGCGTGGGCCTCGAGGTCATCGGCACGCTGGTGCTGTCGCAGCTGTTCGAGAACACCATCTACACCTTCGCGAACGTGCTCGCGGTGTTCCTCGCCGGCACCGCGATCGGAGCCTGGGCGTGGGGCGCCCGCGGCCCCGCGCTCGCCCACGGACGGCCGGCGACCGCGGCCGCGGTGCTGCTGCTGGCGCTGGCGCTGTCGACGGTGGTCGCCGCGATCGCGCTCGCGCAGGCCGATGCGATCGTGCAACAGCTCGCCCCCGACGGATCGAGCGCGTCGCGACACCAGCTGGCAGAGCTGACCGCGGCGGGCTGCGTGTTCGGGGTGCCGACCGTGTTGATGGGCGCGCTGTTCAGCCACACGATGGGCCTGGTCGCGCCCTCGGGGCTCGGTCGCGCCTATGCGCTCAACACCGTCGGCGGTGCGATCGCACCGTTCGTGTTCGGGGTCTGGGCGCCGATCAGCCTCGGCTATCGCGACGCGTTCTACCTGGTGGTCTACGCCTACCTGCTGGTGTTCGGCGTGTTCACGTGGTTCCGCCGCTTCCGCCCGCTGCAGCAGATCGGCGCGATCGTGGTGGTGGTGGCCGCGACCGCGCTGGGCCCGAGCTCGATGGTGTTCGTCGCCCCGGACGAGGGCTGGCGCGTGATCTCGCAGCGCGAGAGCGCGATGGGCCTGGTGGTGGTGAGCGAGCGCATCGAGCCCGAGCGCAGCGACGCCAAGCGCAGTGGCGCCACGCCGCTGCGCCGGCTGCAGATCGGCAAGCACTTCCGCATGGGTGGCGCGCTGTCGTTCGGCGAGCGCCGCATGGGCCAGCTGCCGCTGCTGCTCGCGCCGCAGGCCAAGACGGCGCTGTTCCTGGGCCTCGGCACCGGCGCGACGCTGGGTGCGGTGCGCAGCTTCGATGGGCTCGAGCGCATCGATGCCGTCGAGCTGTCGCCGGCCGTGCTCGATGCGCTGCCGAGCTTCGCGAGCACCAACGCCGACGTCACGAACGACCCACGCGTGCACCTGGTGGCCGCCGACGCGCGCCGATTCGTCGCCGCCAGCCCCGAGCGCTGGGACGTCATCGTCGCCGACCTCTTCCACCCCGGCATCGACGGCGCCGGCAGCCTCTACGCCCGCGAGCACTTCGAGCACGTGCGCGAGCACCTGCGCGAAGGTGGCCTGTTCGCGCAGTGGCTGCCGCTGCACCAGCTCGACCTGCGCACGCTGCCGATCGTCGCGTGCACGTTCCAGGCGGTGTTCCCCGACGCGCACGCGTTCCTCGGCATCTACAACGTGCGTACGCCTGCGCTCGCGCTGGTCGCTCGCAGCGGCGGCGAGCCGCTGCGCATCGAGGTCGACGCGCTCGCGGCGAAGCTCCGCGCGCCGGTCTACGCCGAGCTGCTGATGCAGGACCCGCGCGATCTGCTGGCCTCGCACCTGCTGGGCCCCGCGGGACTGCGGGAGTTGTGCGGCGACGCGCCGCTCAACACCGATCTGTGGCCGCGCATCACTCTGCTGGCCCCCGAGGTCGCGTACGAGGGCATGGGCACCCACGCCCGCGAGAACCTCGCGCGCGTGCTCGAGCTGCGCGAGCCGTTGGCGCCCGAGCTGGTGATCGCCAGCGACGATCGGCGCGCCGCCGTGCTCGCCGACATCGACCGCTTCGGCGACGCGCTGGCGGCGTACCTGCGCGGTGAGTCCCTGCGCGCCGATGCCGAGGACGAGCACGAGGCCGCCGGCCGCAGCGGCGCGCCGCCCTTCCCGGCCGACGCGATCGCGGCGTGGCGCGAGGCCTTCGCGGCTGCGCCCGAGTTCACCGCCGCGCGCGGCATGTTGGTCGAGGCCGCGCGTCGCGACCCTGCGATCGCGGAGCAGGTGCTGCCCGAGCTGCTCGCGGCGCTGCCCGACGACCAGCGGCTCTGGCAGCTGTGGCTCGCGCACCTGCGTGCCAGCGGTGACACGGCGCGCTTCGAGGCCGCGCTGGCCGAGGCCAAGGCGCGCTTCGAACCGCAGGCGGGGCCGTGA
- a CDS encoding nucleoside kinase — protein MDRPLDRVSPPGPAGRTHVTVRRDGGAHTVRAGTPLGELLPAEVDGELTVAGLIDHRPYSLVTRVWSDAELAPITTGHWEGARIHRRSVGLLLLEAAARARPGVRLSIEHSHGYAVAVAVAGATEPLDLLVAALTGEMIALVDRDLPLLEQWWSVEDAREHLRAAGWHDAAALLETRRHAAVAMSSYGRVFAPRFGALAPRTGMLGEFCLLPDLDGFLLVHGVIDPASDRGDAPAPLAPAGQAAACAAARAGAPALRDHLHWLDTLGARSVAALNRACIGGRVSQLIRVAEGYQEKRIGQIADAIAARRGEIGVVCIAGPSSSGKTTFIERLRVQLQVDGVVPKGLSLDDYYADRDAMPRGSDGDYDFEALSSLRLDLLRDHVRALLDGEHVHTARYDFHTGQSAPAGGPEIHLGGTEVLLVEGIHGLNPALLGAVDERRIFRIFVNPLAQLPFDALTRLHASDLRLLRRIVRDRHGRSTDAAATIARWPSVRDGERRHIFPHQGRAHAVFDSSLIYEPAVLRVYAERYLLEVPPAHASYATAFRLLELLDQFVTIYPDHVPPNSILREFIGGGGFEA, from the coding sequence ATGGATCGACCGCTCGATCGCGTGTCCCCACCCGGCCCGGCGGGCCGCACCCACGTCACCGTGCGACGCGATGGCGGCGCGCACACGGTTCGCGCGGGGACCCCACTAGGGGAACTCCTACCCGCCGAGGTCGACGGCGAGCTCACCGTCGCCGGGCTCATCGACCACCGGCCGTACTCGCTGGTGACGCGCGTGTGGTCCGACGCCGAGCTCGCGCCGATCACCACCGGGCACTGGGAGGGCGCGCGGATCCACCGACGCAGCGTGGGGTTGCTGCTGCTCGAAGCCGCCGCACGGGCGCGGCCGGGCGTGCGGCTGTCGATCGAGCACTCGCACGGCTACGCAGTCGCGGTCGCGGTCGCGGGCGCCACGGAGCCGCTCGACCTGCTGGTCGCGGCGCTCACGGGCGAGATGATCGCGCTGGTCGATCGCGATCTGCCGCTGCTCGAGCAGTGGTGGTCGGTCGAGGACGCGCGGGAGCATCTGCGCGCGGCCGGCTGGCACGACGCCGCGGCGTTGCTCGAGACCCGCCGCCACGCCGCGGTCGCGATGTCGTCCTACGGTCGCGTGTTCGCGCCGCGCTTCGGCGCGCTCGCGCCCCGTACCGGCATGCTCGGCGAGTTCTGTCTGCTGCCCGATCTCGACGGCTTCCTGCTCGTGCACGGGGTCATCGACCCCGCGTCCGATCGCGGCGACGCACCGGCACCGCTGGCGCCCGCCGGCCAGGCCGCCGCCTGTGCGGCCGCGCGCGCCGGTGCGCCGGCGCTGCGCGATCATCTGCACTGGCTCGACACGCTCGGGGCCCGCAGCGTGGCGGCACTCAACCGCGCGTGCATCGGTGGTCGCGTGTCGCAGCTGATCCGCGTGGCGGAGGGCTACCAGGAGAAGCGCATCGGCCAGATCGCCGACGCGATCGCGGCGCGGCGCGGCGAGATCGGCGTGGTCTGCATCGCAGGCCCGTCGTCGTCGGGCAAGACCACCTTCATCGAGCGACTGCGGGTGCAGCTGCAGGTCGACGGCGTGGTGCCCAAGGGCCTCTCGCTCGACGACTACTACGCCGATCGTGACGCGATGCCCCGCGGCTCCGACGGCGACTACGACTTCGAGGCGCTCTCGTCGCTCCGCCTCGACCTGCTGCGCGACCACGTGCGGGCGTTGCTCGACGGCGAGCACGTGCACACCGCCCGCTACGACTTCCACACCGGGCAGAGTGCTCCGGCCGGTGGCCCCGAGATCCACCTCGGTGGCACCGAGGTCCTGCTCGTCGAGGGCATCCACGGCCTGAACCCCGCGCTGCTCGGCGCGGTCGACGAGCGTCGCATCTTTCGCATCTTCGTGAACCCGCTGGCGCAGCTGCCCTTCGACGCGCTCACACGCCTGCATGCCTCGGATCTACGGCTGCTGCGTCGCATCGTCCGCGATCGTCACGGCCGCAGCACCGACGCGGCCGCCACCATCGCGCGCTGGCCCTCGGTGCGTGACGGCGAGCGCCGCCACATCTTCCCCCACCAGGGCCGCGCGCACGCGGTGTTCGACTCGTCGCTCATCTACGAGCCCGCGGTGCTGCGGGTCTACGCCGAGCGCTACCTGCTCGAGGTGCCACCGGCCCACGCCAGCTATGCCACCGCGTTCCGCCTGCTCGAGCTGCTCGATCAGTTCGTCACGATCTATCCCGACCACGTGCCGCCCAACTCGATCCTCCGCGAGTTCATCGGCGGCGGCGGCTTCGAGGCCTGA
- a CDS encoding rRNA methyltransferase gives MDRGRGAVSDDDDDPRIVGAPPHPPPWPDDPRYDPALLAAGDRRNVIDRYRYWRVEAIVADLAPRRHAFHVAVENWTRDANIGAVVRTANAFAAAAVHIVGRRRWNRRGAMMTERYQELHHHDDLATLTAWAAARGLAMVGVDNLPGATPLRAATLPRACVLMFGQEGPGLSEAARSACAQVISIEQYGSTRSINASAAAAIAMHAWCLRWVPGDDATP, from the coding sequence GTGGATCGAGGCCGTGGTGCGGTGAGCGACGACGACGACGACCCGCGCATCGTCGGTGCGCCGCCCCATCCGCCGCCGTGGCCCGACGACCCTCGCTACGACCCCGCGCTGCTGGCCGCCGGCGACCGCCGCAACGTGATCGACCGCTATCGCTACTGGCGGGTCGAGGCCATCGTCGCCGACCTCGCACCGCGGCGACACGCGTTCCACGTCGCGGTCGAGAACTGGACCCGCGACGCCAACATCGGCGCGGTCGTACGCACCGCCAACGCCTTCGCGGCCGCAGCCGTGCACATCGTCGGACGGCGGCGATGGAATCGACGCGGCGCCATGATGACCGAGCGCTACCAGGAGCTGCACCACCACGACGATCTCGCGACGCTCACGGCATGGGCGGCCGCACGCGGGTTGGCGATGGTCGGCGTCGACAACCTGCCGGGCGCGACCCCTCTGCGCGCCGCCACGCTGCCGCGGGCGTGCGTGCTGATGTTCGGGCAGGAGGGCCCGGGCCTGTCGGAGGCGGCACGCAGCGCGTGTGCGCAGGTGATCTCGATCGAGCAGTACGGCTCGACGCGCTCCATCAACGCCTCGGCCGCCGCCGCCATCGCGATGCACGCGTGGTGCCTGCGCTGGGTGCCCGGCGACGACGCGACGCCTTGA
- a CDS encoding bifunctional salicylyl-CoA 5-hydroxylase/oxidoreductase has protein sequence MKIAVIGGGPAGLYFALLLRRSGASHEIVVVERNRDAETFGWGVVFSDETLGNFLQADVETHQRITDGFVHWDRIDTHFGGRVINSGGHGFSGIARQRLLTILQQRCVELGVELRFEHEVPGPEAFGDADLVVAADGINSRTRTAMAEHFRPDIVPGAAKFIWLGADRAFDAFKFFITRTEFGLVQVHAYPFDATHSTFIVETHERTWRALGFDRMSVADSVAWCERTFAAELAGARLLTNKSEWINFRRVRNGTWHHGNVVLIGDAAHTAHFSIGSGTKLAMEDSIALVAALREHGDVPSALAAYQAARWVEVAKLQKTAETSQAWFEHIDRLRDADPLELTMGMMTRSKRVTHDNLRLRDPEFVAQVDRHFAHQAGVGLDQATPPPMFTPLRLRGLTLPNRVVVSSMCQYSARDGSPDDWHLVHLGSRAIGGAGLVMAEMTDVSADGRITLGCTGLYDDAHVAPWRRITDFVHANAAAKIGVQLGHAGRKGSCVLPWEGDDRPLAGGWPLLAASAIPYLQDGVVPKAMDRADMDAVRADFVAATTRALAAGFDLLELHMAHGYLLSTFLSPLTNRRDDDYGGTIAQRLRFPLEVFDAVRAVWPQDRPMSVRISACDWAEGGITDDDVLAIATALKQHGCDVLDVSTGQTVREAKPIYGRMYQAPWSELVRREVGIPTITVGNVQSWDHVNTLLASGRADLVALARPHLFDPYFTLHAAAEQGYRGVVWPNQYLSARPR, from the coding sequence GTGAAGATTGCAGTCATCGGTGGTGGTCCTGCGGGGTTGTACTTCGCGCTCTTGCTGCGGCGCAGCGGTGCGTCCCACGAGATCGTCGTGGTCGAGCGCAACCGCGACGCCGAGACCTTCGGTTGGGGCGTGGTGTTCTCCGACGAGACGCTCGGCAACTTCCTGCAGGCCGATGTCGAGACCCACCAGCGCATCACCGACGGCTTCGTGCACTGGGATCGCATCGACACCCACTTCGGCGGCCGCGTGATCAACTCGGGCGGGCACGGCTTCTCGGGCATCGCGCGGCAGCGGCTGCTGACGATCCTGCAGCAGCGCTGCGTCGAGCTCGGCGTGGAGCTGCGCTTCGAGCACGAAGTGCCGGGCCCCGAGGCGTTCGGCGACGCCGACCTGGTGGTCGCCGCCGACGGCATCAACAGCCGCACGCGCACCGCGATGGCCGAGCACTTCCGCCCCGACATCGTGCCCGGTGCAGCCAAGTTCATCTGGCTCGGCGCCGATCGAGCCTTCGACGCGTTCAAGTTCTTCATCACGCGCACCGAGTTCGGGCTGGTGCAGGTGCATGCGTACCCGTTCGACGCGACCCACAGCACCTTCATCGTCGAGACCCACGAGCGCACCTGGCGGGCGCTGGGGTTCGATCGCATGTCGGTCGCCGACAGCGTGGCGTGGTGCGAGCGCACCTTCGCGGCCGAGCTCGCGGGCGCGCGGCTGCTCACCAACAAGAGCGAGTGGATCAACTTCCGCCGGGTCCGCAACGGCACCTGGCACCACGGCAACGTGGTGCTGATCGGCGACGCCGCCCACACCGCCCACTTCTCGATCGGCTCGGGCACCAAGCTCGCCATGGAAGATTCGATCGCGCTGGTCGCCGCGCTGCGGGAGCACGGCGACGTGCCGAGCGCGCTGGCGGCCTACCAGGCCGCGCGCTGGGTCGAGGTCGCGAAGCTGCAGAAGACCGCCGAGACCAGCCAGGCGTGGTTCGAGCACATCGATCGTCTGCGCGACGCCGATCCGCTGGAGCTCACGATGGGCATGATGACGCGCAGCAAGCGGGTCACCCACGACAACCTGCGTCTGCGCGACCCCGAGTTCGTGGCGCAGGTCGACCGCCACTTCGCGCACCAGGCCGGGGTCGGGCTCGATCAGGCGACGCCACCGCCGATGTTCACGCCGCTGCGCCTGCGCGGTCTGACGCTGCCCAACCGCGTGGTGGTGTCGTCGATGTGCCAGTACTCCGCGCGTGACGGCAGCCCCGACGACTGGCACCTCGTGCACCTGGGCAGCCGCGCAATCGGTGGCGCAGGCCTGGTGATGGCCGAGATGACCGACGTCAGCGCCGACGGGCGCATCACCCTGGGTTGCACCGGGCTGTACGACGACGCCCACGTGGCGCCGTGGCGTCGGATCACCGACTTCGTGCATGCCAACGCCGCGGCGAAGATCGGTGTGCAGCTCGGGCACGCCGGCCGCAAGGGCAGCTGCGTGCTGCCGTGGGAGGGCGACGATCGTCCGCTCGCGGGCGGCTGGCCGTTGCTGGCGGCCTCGGCGATCCCCTACCTGCAAGACGGCGTGGTGCCCAAGGCGATGGACCGCGCCGACATGGACGCGGTGCGGGCCGACTTCGTCGCTGCGACCACGCGCGCGCTCGCGGCCGGCTTCGATCTGCTCGAGCTGCACATGGCCCACGGCTACCTGCTCTCGACGTTCTTGTCGCCGCTCACCAACCGCCGCGACGACGACTACGGCGGCACCATTGCGCAGCGGCTGCGATTCCCGCTCGAGGTCTTCGATGCGGTGCGCGCGGTGTGGCCGCAGGACCGCCCGATGTCGGTGCGGATCTCGGCATGCGACTGGGCCGAGGGCGGCATCACCGACGACGACGTGCTGGCGATCGCCACCGCGCTGAAGCAGCACGGCTGCGACGTGCTCGATGTCTCGACGGGGCAGACCGTGCGCGAGGCCAAGCCGATCTACGGCCGCATGTACCAGGCGCCGTGGAGCGAGCTGGTGCGACGCGAGGTCGGCATCCCGACCATCACGGTCGGCAACGTGCAGAGCTGGGACCACGTCAACACCCTGCTGGCCTCGGGGCGCGCGGACCTGGTCGCGCTCGCACGACCGCACCTGTTCGACCCGTACTTCACGCTGCACGCGGCCGCCGAGCAGGGCTACCGCGGCGTCGTGTGGCCCAACCAGTACCTGTCGGCGCGTCCGCGCTAA
- a CDS encoding cytochrome P460 family protein, whose product MTRGGGRPLALVLAALAALAGACEPDPHAPPAPEPLLPEDWAARYTEVRPCMPSGDHDLDNVRIVVDDAALGPYLDRDAPFPVGAVVVKPQYDFGDTTCSGDIVRWTIMVKREAGSAPDQLDWHWQTIDPDRTVVDEDLPRCIACHTGCGVPPDGYDGTCAILP is encoded by the coding sequence GTGACGCGAGGTGGTGGACGACCGCTCGCACTGGTCCTCGCCGCCCTGGCGGCGCTGGCCGGTGCGTGCGAGCCCGACCCGCATGCGCCGCCCGCCCCCGAGCCGCTGCTGCCCGAGGACTGGGCCGCGCGCTACACCGAGGTACGGCCGTGCATGCCGAGCGGCGATCACGATCTCGACAACGTGCGGATCGTGGTCGACGACGCGGCGCTGGGGCCCTACCTCGATCGCGACGCACCGTTCCCGGTCGGCGCGGTGGTGGTGAAGCCGCAGTACGACTTCGGCGACACCACCTGCAGCGGCGACATCGTGCGCTGGACGATCATGGTCAAGCGCGAGGCTGGCAGCGCGCCCGACCAGCTCGACTGGCACTGGCAGACCATCGATCCCGATCGCACCGTCGTCGACGAGGACCTGCCGCGGTGCATCGCGTGCCACACCGGCTGCGGCGTGCCGCCGGACGGCTACGACGGCACCTGCGCGATCCTGCCGTGA
- a CDS encoding beta-propeller fold lactonase family protein yields MRARVFGPVLFALACGRDPASGGGTDTTGAVTVASTWGPGDGSTSAGDETPGSSGDDASGGDVSGVDDSDSSSGDLPSDAPLALYVASGANLHHFEVDLATGTPQPVDVLPAGEHLGPMTHRGDLLFIGDLGARSVVVLSLAADGTPTSLGAASLDIEAVYLSLAAGGQHLLVADYGANRIASFAVDGGSVAEHPAAEHNVGQNPHAIVPAPDGAFVFVPHLGSGEIRQYRYDDVSGALTPNEPAQVQEPTGGPRHLVFDATATHAYVGNEVDDSVTTWDYDAAAGRLSDPRTVSTLPGGMSDDANTVAELRLTPDGRFLYASNRGHDSLAIFAVEGGELTPLGHAETAPTPRAFTIEPGGRFIYVGGLGDGSLVTHVIADDGSLGEGAVIDVSPEPMWIEAVVR; encoded by the coding sequence ATGCGTGCGCGAGTGTTCGGTCCGGTCCTCTTCGCGCTGGCCTGCGGCCGCGACCCGGCCTCGGGCGGTGGCACCGACACCACCGGTGCCGTCACGGTCGCGAGCACGTGGGGCCCGGGCGACGGCTCGACCAGCGCGGGCGACGAGACCCCGGGATCGTCGGGCGACGATGCCAGCGGCGGTGATGTCAGCGGCGTCGACGACAGCGACAGCTCGAGCGGCGACCTCCCGAGCGACGCACCGCTCGCGCTGTACGTGGCCAGCGGCGCGAACCTCCACCACTTCGAGGTCGATCTCGCGACCGGTACGCCGCAACCGGTCGACGTGCTGCCGGCCGGTGAGCACCTCGGCCCGATGACCCACCGCGGCGACCTGTTGTTCATCGGCGACCTCGGGGCCCGCAGCGTCGTGGTGCTCTCGCTCGCCGCCGACGGCACACCGACATCGCTGGGCGCGGCCAGCCTCGACATCGAGGCGGTCTACCTGTCGTTGGCGGCCGGCGGTCAGCACCTGCTGGTCGCCGACTACGGTGCCAACCGCATCGCCAGCTTCGCCGTCGACGGCGGTTCGGTCGCCGAGCACCCCGCGGCGGAGCACAACGTCGGGCAGAACCCGCACGCGATCGTGCCGGCACCCGACGGCGCGTTCGTGTTCGTGCCGCACCTCGGCTCCGGCGAGATCCGTCAATACCGTTACGACGACGTCAGCGGCGCGCTCACGCCCAACGAGCCGGCGCAGGTGCAAGAGCCGACCGGTGGCCCACGGCACCTCGTGTTCGACGCCACCGCGACCCACGCCTACGTGGGCAACGAGGTCGACGACAGCGTCACCACCTGGGACTACGACGCCGCCGCCGGCCGGCTGTCGGACCCACGCACGGTCTCGACCCTACCGGGCGGCATGTCCGACGACGCCAACACCGTCGCCGAGCTGCGACTGACCCCCGACGGCCGCTTCCTGTACGCCAGCAACCGCGGGCACGACAGCCTCGCGATCTTCGCGGTCGAGGGCGGCGAGCTCACGCCGCTCGGCCACGCCGAGACCGCACCGACCCCGCGCGCGTTCACCATCGAGCCGGGCGGACGCTTCATCTACGTCGGTGGTCTCGGCGACGGCTCGCTCGTCACCCACGTGATCGCCGACGACGGCAGCCTCGGTGAGGGCGCCGTGATCGACGTCTCGCCCGAGCCGATGTGGATCGAGGCCGTGGTGCGGTGA
- a CDS encoding VCBS repeat-containing protein, whose translation MPHLRVAPWLLVPAALSLFAGVACGTDIRDEPAAATGVSLGSVGDTDGGTTLGTGTGGVDSSGGGAKFDVAATDGMASDSSPVDLCKVVDNMDAVGDCESEAPPDSFTPEVQWSFGANEQSWVTPLVANFTDDNGDGAIDLCDVPDVVLISNAGISYGTTCFVHILDGETGVEHFSILPTESVSCTATPALGDIDGDGLPEIVAIWNAGGVFRLKAFEHDGTVKWANATDGDAAAQFYRESGAVALHDLDADGDVEIVFNHEVYDHLGTLLWQYPNPSPGELEASTAADLDGDGTMEVITGHSAYRAGGQVYFENYPTITAQSIPQVGNLDDDPQPEIFVTSGTGLWMVEHDGQIKYGPVTPTGVAASSYLVWQRPGTIHDFDGDQRSDWASSSQSAYAVYKGPSAADVLWQVMVADFSGAAGGTAFDFLGDGIAEAMYADEQAFNIYDGLTGAVLLTIPRGSPTISEYPVVADIDNDGSAEILVVSSTGLPALQAIRDVDDRWIQARRIWNQHAYYVTNVREDSTIPQHVVPSWQALNTFRTNAQIENGGVCDPVPPG comes from the coding sequence TTGCCCCACCTTCGCGTCGCCCCGTGGTTGCTCGTCCCTGCAGCGCTCTCGCTGTTCGCCGGCGTCGCGTGTGGCACCGACATCCGCGACGAGCCCGCAGCAGCGACCGGCGTGAGCCTCGGCAGCGTCGGTGACACCGACGGCGGCACCACCCTCGGCACCGGCACCGGCGGCGTCGACAGCTCGGGTGGTGGCGCCAAGTTCGACGTCGCAGCGACCGACGGCATGGCCAGCGACTCGAGCCCCGTCGATCTCTGCAAGGTCGTCGACAACATGGACGCCGTGGGCGACTGCGAGAGCGAGGCGCCCCCGGACAGCTTCACGCCCGAGGTGCAGTGGAGCTTCGGGGCCAACGAGCAGAGCTGGGTGACGCCGCTGGTCGCCAACTTCACCGACGACAACGGCGACGGCGCCATCGACCTGTGCGACGTGCCCGACGTGGTGCTGATCTCCAACGCCGGCATCAGCTACGGCACCACCTGCTTCGTCCACATCCTCGACGGCGAGACCGGCGTGGAGCACTTCTCGATCCTCCCCACCGAGTCGGTCTCGTGCACCGCCACGCCGGCGCTGGGCGACATCGACGGCGATGGCTTGCCCGAGATCGTCGCGATCTGGAACGCCGGCGGCGTCTTCCGCCTCAAGGCGTTCGAGCACGACGGCACCGTGAAGTGGGCCAACGCCACCGACGGTGACGCCGCGGCGCAGTTCTACCGCGAGTCGGGCGCCGTCGCGTTGCACGACCTCGACGCCGACGGCGACGTCGAGATCGTCTTCAACCACGAGGTCTACGACCACCTGGGCACGCTGCTGTGGCAGTACCCCAACCCGTCGCCGGGCGAGCTCGAGGCCAGCACCGCCGCCGATCTCGACGGCGACGGCACGATGGAGGTCATCACCGGTCACTCGGCGTACCGCGCCGGCGGGCAGGTCTACTTCGAGAACTACCCCACCATCACCGCGCAGTCGATCCCGCAGGTCGGCAACCTCGACGACGATCCGCAGCCGGAGATCTTCGTGACCTCGGGCACCGGGCTATGGATGGTCGAGCACGACGGCCAGATCAAGTACGGCCCGGTGACGCCGACCGGCGTGGCGGCGAGTTCGTACCTGGTGTGGCAGCGCCCCGGCACCATCCACGACTTCGACGGCGACCAACGCTCGGACTGGGCCAGCTCGTCGCAGTCGGCCTATGCGGTCTACAAGGGTCCGAGTGCCGCCGACGTGCTGTGGCAGGTCATGGTCGCGGACTTCTCGGGCGCGGCCGGGGGCACCGCGTTCGACTTCCTCGGCGACGGCATCGCCGAGGCGATGTACGCCGACGAGCAGGCCTTCAACATCTACGACGGCCTCACCGGCGCCGTGCTGCTGACGATCCCCCGCGGCAGCCCGACCATCAGCGAGTACCCCGTGGTCGCCGACATCGACAACGACGGCTCCGCGGAGATCCTCGTGGTGTCGTCGACGGGTCTGCCCGCACTCCAGGCGATCCGCGACGTCGACGACCGGTGGATCCAAGCCCGCCGCATCTGGAACCAGCACGCGTACTACGTGACCAACGTGCGCGAGGACTCGACGATCCCGCAGCACGTGGTGCCGAGCTGGCAGGCACTGAACACGTTCCGCACCAACGCGCAGATCGAGAACGGCGGCGTGTGCGATCCGGTGCCGCCGGGCTAG